From Brassica oleracea var. oleracea cultivar TO1000 chromosome C3, BOL, whole genome shotgun sequence, a single genomic window includes:
- the LOC106330212 gene encoding uncharacterized protein LOC106330212 — MARNTCSCEQFDKDKYPCVHGVVAATFMSKAAGRELHLSEYCSKYYLVEQWALSYHRTIYPVPHMSDWVIPEDVKAKKILPPDFDKKKGKPQQTRFPSVGESRERGKRGRGGARGARGRGRGEGMASYFECGSGSGTT; from the coding sequence ATGGCTAGGAATACTTGCAGTTGTGAACAATTTGATAAAGACAAATACCCTTGTGTGCATGGAGTGGTTGCTGCCACATTCATGTCTAAGGCAGCGGGAAGGGAACTCCATCTATCAGAGTATTGTTCAAAATACTATTTGGTGGAGCAATGGGCTTTGTCTTATCACAGGACCATATATCCTGTTCCTCATATGTCTGATTGGGTTATACCAGAAGATGTTAAAGCAAAGAAAATACTTCCTCCAGATTTTGACAAGAAGAAAGGAAAACCACAACAAACAAGATTTCCATCAGTAGGAGAATCCCGTGAAAGAGGAAAAAGAGGCAGAGGAGGAGCTAGAGGAGCCAGAGGAAGAGGCAGAGGAGAAGGTATGGCATCGTATTTTGAATGTGGGAGTGGTTCAGGTACAACCTAG
- the LOC106335380 gene encoding ubiquitin carboxyl-terminal hydrolase 13-like isoform X2 produces MTMITPPPLDQEDVEMLVPHSDVVEGPQPMEVAQLEAAAAVENPPAEEPPSVKFTWLIPGFTRLNTRKHYSDVFVAGGYKWRVLIFPKGNNVDHLAMYLDVADAASLPYGWCRYSHFGLTVVNQINNRYSVRKETQHQFNARESDWGFTSFMPLGELYDPTRGYLVNDTVLIEAEVSVRKVLDYWAYDSKKETGFVGLKNQGATCYMNSLLETLYHIPYFRKAVYHMPTTENDAPTASIPLALQSLFYKLQYNDTSVATKELTKSFGWDTYDSFMQHDVQELNRVLCEKLEDKMKGTVVEGTIQKLFEGHQMNYIECINVDYKSTRKESFYDLQLDVKGCKDVYASFDKYVEVERLEGDNKYHAEGHDLQDAKKGVLFMDFPPVLQLQLKRFEYDFMRDIMVKINDRYEFPLQLDLDRENGKYLSPDADKSVRNLYTLHSVLVHSGGVNGGHYYAYIRPTLSDQWYKFDDERVTKEDVNRVLEEQYGGEEELPQNNPGFNNPPFKFTKYSNAYMLVYIRESDKDKIICNVDEKDVAEHLRVRLKKEQEEKEDKRKYKAEAHLFTTVKVARDEDITEQIGKNMYFDLVDHEKVKSFRIEKQTPFLLFKEEVAKEFGVPVELQRFWIWAKRQNHTYRPNRPLLSHEELQMVGHIREASNKANNAELKLFLEIVRGPDERPIPPPAKSFEDILLFFKLYDPENGVLRYVGRLMVKNSSKPMDIIGELIQMAGFAPDEEIELFEEIKFQPCVMCEHLDKNTSFKLSQIEDGDIICYQKALSIQENECPYPDVPSFLEYVQNREVVRFRTLEKPKDDQFTMELSKLHSYDDVVDRLAEKIGLDDSSKIRLTPHNCYSQQPKPQPIKYRGVDHLSDMLAHYNQTSDILYYEVLDIPLPELQGLKILNVAFHHASKDEVIIHTIRLPKQSTVGDVINELKTKVELSHQDAELRLLEVFSHKIYKTFVSTERIESINDHYWTLLAEEIPEEEKNIGPNARLIHVYHFTKESGQNQQVHNFGDPFVLVIHEGETLEEIKTRIQKKLHVPDEDFAKWKFAFFSTGRPDYLQDTDVVYNRFQRKDVYGAWEQYLGLEHVDNAPKRAYHNRHAYEKPVKIYN; encoded by the exons ATGACTATGATAACCCCGCCGCCGCTCGAT CAAGAGGACGTGGAGATGCTGGTTCCGCATTCTGATGTAGTCGAGGGACCTCAGCCCATGGAAG TTGCTCAACTCGAGGCTGCTGCTGCTGTGGAGAATCCGCCAGCGGAGGAACCTCCCTCTGTGAAGTTCACGTGGCTTATCCCAGGTTTCACGAGGCTGAACACCAGGAAGCACTACTCTGATGTTTTTGTTGCTGGAGGTTATAAATG GCGAGTATTGATTTTTCCGAAAGGAAACAATGTGGACCATTTGGCCATGTACTTGGATGTTGCTGACGCTGCGAGTTTGCCATACGGGTGGTGTAGGTATTCACATTTCGGCCTGACTGTAGTGAATCAAATCAACAACAGATATTCCGTGAGAAAAG AGACCCAACATCAATTCAATGCAAGAGAAAGCGATTGGGGGTTTACATCATTCATGCCTCTCGGCGAGCTCTACGATCCCACTCGTGGATATTTGGTTAATGATACTGTTCTGATTGAAGCTGAAGTTTCTGTGCGGAAGGTTCTTGATTACTGGGCATATGACTCAAAAAAAGAGACGGGTTTTGTTGGACTTAAGAACCAAGGTGCTACCTGTTACATGAATTCTCTCCTGGAGACCTTGTACCACATACCCTACTTCAGAAAG GCTGTTTACCATATGCCAACAACTGAGAATGATGCACCTACGGCGAGCATCCCATTGGCGCTCCAGAGTTTGTTTTACAAACTTCAGTATAATGACACCAGTGTAGCGACAAAGGAGCTGACAAAGTCGTTTGGCTGGGATACATATGATTCGTTCATGCAACATGATGTTCAAGAACTCAACCGAGTTCTCTGTGAAAAGCTCGAGGACAAAATGAAG GGAACTGTTGTGGAGGGAACAATACAGAAGTTATTTGAGGGTCACCAAATGAATTACATTGAGTGCATTAATGTAGATTACAAATCCACTCGGAAAGAATCATTCTATG ACCTCCAGCTTGATGTTAAAGGCTGCAAAGATGTATATGCTTCTTTTGACAAGTATGTTGAAGTTGAACGCCTTGAAGGAGACAACAAATACCATGCAGAAGGACATGATTTGCAG GATGCAAAAAAAGGTGTTCTGTTTATGGACTTTCCACCCGTACTTCAACTTCAGCTCAAGAGGTTTGAATATGATTTTATGCGAGACATAATGGTGAAG ATAAATGATCGATACGAGTTTCCTCTTCAACTGGATCTCGACCGAGAGAATGGAAAATATTTATCCCCTGATGCTGACAAGAGTGTCCGTAACCTCTATACACTCCATAG TGTCCTAGTTCATAGTGGTGGAGTTAATGGAGGGCACTATTATGCTTATATCAGACCAACACTCTCAGACCAGTG GTATAAATTTGATGATGAACGGGTGACAAAGGAAGATGTGAATAGGGTACTGGAAGAGCAATATGGTGGCGAAGAAGAG TTACCACAGAATAATCCTGGTTTCAACAATCCACCTTTTAAATTCACAAAGTACTCGAACGCATACATGCTTGTTTATATCCGGGAAAGCGACAAGGATAAAATAATATGCAACGTTGATGAAAAAGACGTCGCCGAACATTTACGG GTGAGGCTGAAAAAAGAACAAGAAGAGAAAGAAGATAAAAGAAAATACAAGGCTGAAGCTCACCTTTTCACGACAGTCAAG GTCGCAAGAGATGAAGACATCACAGAGCAAATTGGAAAGAATATGTACTTTGATCTTGTTGATCATGAAAAAGTCAAGAGTTTTCGAATCGAGAAACAGACCCCCTTTCTGCTTTTTAAG GAAGAGGTGGCCAAAGAATTTGGTGTCCCTGTTGAGCTGCAGCGGTTCTGGATTTGGGCAAAGCGGCAAAACCATACTTATCGTCCCAACCGCCCCTTGTTATCCCATGAAGAATTACAGATG GTTGGACATATAAGAGAGGCATCAAACAAGGCAAACAATGCTGAGCTAAAGCTGTTTCTGGAAATTGTGCGTGGACCG GATGAGCGTCCTATTCCTCCCCCAGCCAAGTCATTTGAAGATATTCTTCTTTTCTTTAAGCTCTATGACCCTGAGAATGGAGTACTAAG ATATGTTGGCAGGCTCATGGTGAAAAACTCCAGTAAGCCCATGGATATAATAGGGGAATTGATTCAAATGGCTGGCTTTGCTCCTGATGAGGAAATAGAACTTTTTGAG GAAATAAAGTTTCAACCTTGTGTAATGTGCGAACATCTGGATAAGAATACGTCTTTTAAACTATCTCAA ATTGAAGATGGTGATATCATTTGCTATCAGAAAGCTCTTTCTATCCAGGAGAATGAATGTCCATACCCGGATGTGCCATCGTTTTTGGAGTATGTACAGAATCGAGAG GTGGTGCGTTTTCGTACTCTGGAAAAACCAAAAGATGATCAGTTTACTATGGAGTT GTCAAAGTTGCACTCATATGACGATGTTGTGGATAGATTGGCTGAGAAGATTGGCCTTGATGATTCATCGAAAATTAGGCTTACTCCTCACAATTGCTACTCCCAGCAACCCAAGCCTCAGCCTATTAAATACCGTGGAGTTGACCATCTATCAGACATGTTAGCTCACTATAATCAG ACGTCTGACATTTTGTATTACGAAGTTTTGGACATTCCTCTACCAGAATTGCAAGGTCTTAAGATTCTAAATGTAGCTTTTCATCATGCTTCAAAGGACGAA GTGATAATTCACACTATCAGACTGCCTAAGCAGAGTACTGTGGGAGATGTTATTAACGAGCTTAAAACAAAG GTGGAGCTTTCACATCAAGATGCAGAATTGAGGTTGCTTGAGGTGTTTTCCCACAAAATCTACAAG ACCTTTGTATCTACCGAAAGAATTGAGAGTATCAATGACCATTACTGGACTTTACTAGCAGAGGAG ATACCTGAGGAAGAGAAGAATATTGGTCCCAATGCTCGGTTAATCCATGTGTACCATTTTACTAAAGAGTCTGGACAAAATCAG CAAGTTCATAATTTCGGGGACCCCTTCGTTTTGGTGATCCACGAAGGTGAAACTTTGGAAGAAATCAAGACCCGCATCCAAAAGAAACTTCATGTACCTGATGAGGACTTTGCCAAG TGGAAGTTTGCTTTTTTCTCAACGGGACGCCCCGACTACTTGCAGGACACAGATGTTGTTTACAATCGCTTTCAG AGAAAGGATGTATATGGTGCGTGGGAGCAGTATCTTGGGTTGGAGCACGTTGATAATGCTCCTAAAAGGGCTTATCAT AACCGGCACGCATATGAGAAGCCGGTGAAAATATATAATTAG
- the LOC106336512 gene encoding universal stress protein YxiE-like isoform X1 has protein sequence MAEDQATATLKTSTVEKQPETESPRVMTTTKRMMVAIDESDSSFYALQWVIDHFSSLLMTTEAAGAEGDLLTVVHVQSPFYHFAAFPAGPGGATAAVYASTAMIESVKKAQQETSAALLSRVLQMCRAKQIRAETLVLEGDAKDMICQAVEQMHVDLLVVGSRGLGKIKRAFLGSVSDYCAHHAKCPILIVRPPKEITSYVIRSTTVWAKVCRMYLCLKFLCFYVRMVED, from the exons ATGGCGGAGGATCAAGCAACGGCGACGTTGAAAACATCGACGGTGGAGAAGCAGCCGGAGACTGAGTCACCAAGAGTCATGACAACAACAAAAAGGATGATGGTTGCGATCGACGAGAGCGATTCGAGCTTCTATGCTCTTCAATGGGTCATTGACCATTTCTCTAGCCTCTTAATGACCACCGAGGCAGCTGGAGCGGAAGGTGATTTGCTCACGGTGGTTCATGTGCAGTCTCCGTTTTATCACTTTGCGGCTTTCCCGGCTGGACCCGGAGGCGCAACAG CAGCAGTCTACGCATCGACCGCAATGATAGAGTCAGTGAAAAAAGCACAACAGGAGACCTCTGCAGCTCTTCTCTCGCGTGTACTCCAAATGTGTCGGGCCAAACAA ATACGTGCTGAAACTCTGGTGCTTGAAGGCGATGCAAAGGACATGATTTGCCAGGCGGTGGAGCAAATGCACGTTGATCTTCTTGTTGTCGGTAGTCGTGGCCTTGGCAAGATCAAAAG AGCGTTTCTTGGGAGCGTTAGCGATTACTGTGCTCATCACGCCAAATGTCCCATCCTTATCGTGAGGCCACCAAAGGAGATAACAAGTTACGTAATAAGGTCTACTACTGTATGGGCAAAAGTGTGTCGTATGTACTTGTGTTTGAAGTTTTTGTGCTTTTATGTGCGTATGGTTGAAGACTAA
- the LOC106336512 gene encoding universal stress protein YxiE-like isoform X2 codes for MAEDQATATLKTSTVEKQPETESPRVMTTTKRMMVAIDESDSSFYALQWVIDHFSSLLMTTEAAGAEGDLLTVVHVQSPFYHFAAFPAGPGGATAVYASTAMIESVKKAQQETSAALLSRVLQMCRAKQIRAETLVLEGDAKDMICQAVEQMHVDLLVVGSRGLGKIKRAFLGSVSDYCAHHAKCPILIVRPPKEITSYVIRSTTVWAKVCRMYLCLKFLCFYVRMVED; via the exons ATGGCGGAGGATCAAGCAACGGCGACGTTGAAAACATCGACGGTGGAGAAGCAGCCGGAGACTGAGTCACCAAGAGTCATGACAACAACAAAAAGGATGATGGTTGCGATCGACGAGAGCGATTCGAGCTTCTATGCTCTTCAATGGGTCATTGACCATTTCTCTAGCCTCTTAATGACCACCGAGGCAGCTGGAGCGGAAGGTGATTTGCTCACGGTGGTTCATGTGCAGTCTCCGTTTTATCACTTTGCGGCTTTCCCGGCTGGACCCGGAGGCGCAACAG CAGTCTACGCATCGACCGCAATGATAGAGTCAGTGAAAAAAGCACAACAGGAGACCTCTGCAGCTCTTCTCTCGCGTGTACTCCAAATGTGTCGGGCCAAACAA ATACGTGCTGAAACTCTGGTGCTTGAAGGCGATGCAAAGGACATGATTTGCCAGGCGGTGGAGCAAATGCACGTTGATCTTCTTGTTGTCGGTAGTCGTGGCCTTGGCAAGATCAAAAG AGCGTTTCTTGGGAGCGTTAGCGATTACTGTGCTCATCACGCCAAATGTCCCATCCTTATCGTGAGGCCACCAAAGGAGATAACAAGTTACGTAATAAGGTCTACTACTGTATGGGCAAAAGTGTGTCGTATGTACTTGTGTTTGAAGTTTTTGTGCTTTTATGTGCGTATGGTTGAAGACTAA
- the LOC106335380 gene encoding ubiquitin carboxyl-terminal hydrolase 13-like isoform X1, which produces MTMITPPPLDQQEDVEMLVPHSDVVEGPQPMEVAQLEAAAAVENPPAEEPPSVKFTWLIPGFTRLNTRKHYSDVFVAGGYKWRVLIFPKGNNVDHLAMYLDVADAASLPYGWCRYSHFGLTVVNQINNRYSVRKETQHQFNARESDWGFTSFMPLGELYDPTRGYLVNDTVLIEAEVSVRKVLDYWAYDSKKETGFVGLKNQGATCYMNSLLETLYHIPYFRKAVYHMPTTENDAPTASIPLALQSLFYKLQYNDTSVATKELTKSFGWDTYDSFMQHDVQELNRVLCEKLEDKMKGTVVEGTIQKLFEGHQMNYIECINVDYKSTRKESFYDLQLDVKGCKDVYASFDKYVEVERLEGDNKYHAEGHDLQDAKKGVLFMDFPPVLQLQLKRFEYDFMRDIMVKINDRYEFPLQLDLDRENGKYLSPDADKSVRNLYTLHSVLVHSGGVNGGHYYAYIRPTLSDQWYKFDDERVTKEDVNRVLEEQYGGEEELPQNNPGFNNPPFKFTKYSNAYMLVYIRESDKDKIICNVDEKDVAEHLRVRLKKEQEEKEDKRKYKAEAHLFTTVKVARDEDITEQIGKNMYFDLVDHEKVKSFRIEKQTPFLLFKEEVAKEFGVPVELQRFWIWAKRQNHTYRPNRPLLSHEELQMVGHIREASNKANNAELKLFLEIVRGPDERPIPPPAKSFEDILLFFKLYDPENGVLRYVGRLMVKNSSKPMDIIGELIQMAGFAPDEEIELFEEIKFQPCVMCEHLDKNTSFKLSQIEDGDIICYQKALSIQENECPYPDVPSFLEYVQNREVVRFRTLEKPKDDQFTMELSKLHSYDDVVDRLAEKIGLDDSSKIRLTPHNCYSQQPKPQPIKYRGVDHLSDMLAHYNQTSDILYYEVLDIPLPELQGLKILNVAFHHASKDEVIIHTIRLPKQSTVGDVINELKTKVELSHQDAELRLLEVFSHKIYKTFVSTERIESINDHYWTLLAEEIPEEEKNIGPNARLIHVYHFTKESGQNQQVHNFGDPFVLVIHEGETLEEIKTRIQKKLHVPDEDFAKWKFAFFSTGRPDYLQDTDVVYNRFQRKDVYGAWEQYLGLEHVDNAPKRAYHNRHAYEKPVKIYN; this is translated from the exons ATGACTATGATAACCCCGCCGCCGCTCGAT CAGCAAGAGGACGTGGAGATGCTGGTTCCGCATTCTGATGTAGTCGAGGGACCTCAGCCCATGGAAG TTGCTCAACTCGAGGCTGCTGCTGCTGTGGAGAATCCGCCAGCGGAGGAACCTCCCTCTGTGAAGTTCACGTGGCTTATCCCAGGTTTCACGAGGCTGAACACCAGGAAGCACTACTCTGATGTTTTTGTTGCTGGAGGTTATAAATG GCGAGTATTGATTTTTCCGAAAGGAAACAATGTGGACCATTTGGCCATGTACTTGGATGTTGCTGACGCTGCGAGTTTGCCATACGGGTGGTGTAGGTATTCACATTTCGGCCTGACTGTAGTGAATCAAATCAACAACAGATATTCCGTGAGAAAAG AGACCCAACATCAATTCAATGCAAGAGAAAGCGATTGGGGGTTTACATCATTCATGCCTCTCGGCGAGCTCTACGATCCCACTCGTGGATATTTGGTTAATGATACTGTTCTGATTGAAGCTGAAGTTTCTGTGCGGAAGGTTCTTGATTACTGGGCATATGACTCAAAAAAAGAGACGGGTTTTGTTGGACTTAAGAACCAAGGTGCTACCTGTTACATGAATTCTCTCCTGGAGACCTTGTACCACATACCCTACTTCAGAAAG GCTGTTTACCATATGCCAACAACTGAGAATGATGCACCTACGGCGAGCATCCCATTGGCGCTCCAGAGTTTGTTTTACAAACTTCAGTATAATGACACCAGTGTAGCGACAAAGGAGCTGACAAAGTCGTTTGGCTGGGATACATATGATTCGTTCATGCAACATGATGTTCAAGAACTCAACCGAGTTCTCTGTGAAAAGCTCGAGGACAAAATGAAG GGAACTGTTGTGGAGGGAACAATACAGAAGTTATTTGAGGGTCACCAAATGAATTACATTGAGTGCATTAATGTAGATTACAAATCCACTCGGAAAGAATCATTCTATG ACCTCCAGCTTGATGTTAAAGGCTGCAAAGATGTATATGCTTCTTTTGACAAGTATGTTGAAGTTGAACGCCTTGAAGGAGACAACAAATACCATGCAGAAGGACATGATTTGCAG GATGCAAAAAAAGGTGTTCTGTTTATGGACTTTCCACCCGTACTTCAACTTCAGCTCAAGAGGTTTGAATATGATTTTATGCGAGACATAATGGTGAAG ATAAATGATCGATACGAGTTTCCTCTTCAACTGGATCTCGACCGAGAGAATGGAAAATATTTATCCCCTGATGCTGACAAGAGTGTCCGTAACCTCTATACACTCCATAG TGTCCTAGTTCATAGTGGTGGAGTTAATGGAGGGCACTATTATGCTTATATCAGACCAACACTCTCAGACCAGTG GTATAAATTTGATGATGAACGGGTGACAAAGGAAGATGTGAATAGGGTACTGGAAGAGCAATATGGTGGCGAAGAAGAG TTACCACAGAATAATCCTGGTTTCAACAATCCACCTTTTAAATTCACAAAGTACTCGAACGCATACATGCTTGTTTATATCCGGGAAAGCGACAAGGATAAAATAATATGCAACGTTGATGAAAAAGACGTCGCCGAACATTTACGG GTGAGGCTGAAAAAAGAACAAGAAGAGAAAGAAGATAAAAGAAAATACAAGGCTGAAGCTCACCTTTTCACGACAGTCAAG GTCGCAAGAGATGAAGACATCACAGAGCAAATTGGAAAGAATATGTACTTTGATCTTGTTGATCATGAAAAAGTCAAGAGTTTTCGAATCGAGAAACAGACCCCCTTTCTGCTTTTTAAG GAAGAGGTGGCCAAAGAATTTGGTGTCCCTGTTGAGCTGCAGCGGTTCTGGATTTGGGCAAAGCGGCAAAACCATACTTATCGTCCCAACCGCCCCTTGTTATCCCATGAAGAATTACAGATG GTTGGACATATAAGAGAGGCATCAAACAAGGCAAACAATGCTGAGCTAAAGCTGTTTCTGGAAATTGTGCGTGGACCG GATGAGCGTCCTATTCCTCCCCCAGCCAAGTCATTTGAAGATATTCTTCTTTTCTTTAAGCTCTATGACCCTGAGAATGGAGTACTAAG ATATGTTGGCAGGCTCATGGTGAAAAACTCCAGTAAGCCCATGGATATAATAGGGGAATTGATTCAAATGGCTGGCTTTGCTCCTGATGAGGAAATAGAACTTTTTGAG GAAATAAAGTTTCAACCTTGTGTAATGTGCGAACATCTGGATAAGAATACGTCTTTTAAACTATCTCAA ATTGAAGATGGTGATATCATTTGCTATCAGAAAGCTCTTTCTATCCAGGAGAATGAATGTCCATACCCGGATGTGCCATCGTTTTTGGAGTATGTACAGAATCGAGAG GTGGTGCGTTTTCGTACTCTGGAAAAACCAAAAGATGATCAGTTTACTATGGAGTT GTCAAAGTTGCACTCATATGACGATGTTGTGGATAGATTGGCTGAGAAGATTGGCCTTGATGATTCATCGAAAATTAGGCTTACTCCTCACAATTGCTACTCCCAGCAACCCAAGCCTCAGCCTATTAAATACCGTGGAGTTGACCATCTATCAGACATGTTAGCTCACTATAATCAG ACGTCTGACATTTTGTATTACGAAGTTTTGGACATTCCTCTACCAGAATTGCAAGGTCTTAAGATTCTAAATGTAGCTTTTCATCATGCTTCAAAGGACGAA GTGATAATTCACACTATCAGACTGCCTAAGCAGAGTACTGTGGGAGATGTTATTAACGAGCTTAAAACAAAG GTGGAGCTTTCACATCAAGATGCAGAATTGAGGTTGCTTGAGGTGTTTTCCCACAAAATCTACAAG ACCTTTGTATCTACCGAAAGAATTGAGAGTATCAATGACCATTACTGGACTTTACTAGCAGAGGAG ATACCTGAGGAAGAGAAGAATATTGGTCCCAATGCTCGGTTAATCCATGTGTACCATTTTACTAAAGAGTCTGGACAAAATCAG CAAGTTCATAATTTCGGGGACCCCTTCGTTTTGGTGATCCACGAAGGTGAAACTTTGGAAGAAATCAAGACCCGCATCCAAAAGAAACTTCATGTACCTGATGAGGACTTTGCCAAG TGGAAGTTTGCTTTTTTCTCAACGGGACGCCCCGACTACTTGCAGGACACAGATGTTGTTTACAATCGCTTTCAG AGAAAGGATGTATATGGTGCGTGGGAGCAGTATCTTGGGTTGGAGCACGTTGATAATGCTCCTAAAAGGGCTTATCAT AACCGGCACGCATATGAGAAGCCGGTGAAAATATATAATTAG
- the LOC106328119 gene encoding amino acid transporter ANT1: MAANGDDASLPLIKPPPSAATGDRTSAIQTLGNIIVSIVGTGVLGLPYAFRIAGWFAGSLGVIIVGFATYYCMLLLIQCRDKLESEEGQEESKTYGDLGFKCMGTKGRYLTEFLIFTAQCGGSVAYLVFIGTNMSSIFTSYGLSMVSFILILVPIEVALSWITSLSALSPFSIFADICNIIAMCFVVKENVEMVIEGDFSFGDRTAVSSTIGGLPFAGGVAVFCFEGFAMTLALENSMKDREAFPKLLAKVLAGITFVYVLFGFCGYMAYGDETKDIITLNLPKNWSAIAVQIGLCVGLTFTFPIMVHPLNEIIEQKLKRVDWLQKHNHNYSNETSSVSNYVIFTTRTLLVVGLAAIASLVPGFGTFASLVGSTLCALISFVLPASYHLTLLGPSLSLWSKSVDVFIVICGLLFAVYGTYNTIVGV; encoded by the exons ATGGCTGCGAACGGTGATGATGCATCTCTCCCTCTAATAAAACCTCCACCGTCTGCAGCGACGGGAGATAGAACATCGGCTATTCAGACGCTCGGGAACATTATCGTCTCCATCGTCGGTACAGGCGTCCTTGGACTCCCTTACGCGTTCCGCATCGCAGGATGGTTTGCTGGATCACTTGGTGTCATTATCGTTGGATTCGCTACCTATTACTGCATGCTCCTTCTC ATTCAATGCAGAGATAAGCTAGAATCGGAAGAAGGACAAGAAGAATCCAAAACATACGGTGACTTAGGATTCAAATGCATGGGAACAAAAGGTCGTTACCTAACCGAGTTCCTCATCTTCACCGCTCAATGCGGTGGATCAGTAGCCTATCTAGTCTTCATAGGCACGAACATGTCATCCATCTTCACATCATACGGTTTAAGCATGGTCTCTTTCATCTTGATCCTAGTCCCAATCGAGGTCGCGTTGTCATGGATCACTTCTCTATCGGCTCTCTCGCCTTTCAGCATCTTTGCCGATATATGCAACATCATAGCCATGTGTTTCGTCGTGAAAGAAAACGTGGAGATGGTGATCGAAGGAGACTTCTCGTTTGGTGACAGAACGGCTGTTTCGTCTACTATTGGAGGGTTGCCGTTTGCTGGAGGTGTTGCTGTGTTTTGTTTCGAGGGCTTTGCGATGACGTTGGCTCTTGAGAATTCTATGAAGGATAGAGAAGCTTTCCCTAAGCTTTTGGCTAAAGTGCTTGCTGGGATTACGTTTGTTTATGTGTTGTTTGGGTTCTGTGGTTATATGGCTTATGGAGATGAAACAAAGGATATTATCACACTCAACCTCCCAAAGAATTGGTCTGCCATTGCCGTACAG ATTGGCTTATGTGTGGGATTGACGTTTACGTTCCCGATCATGGTACATCCGCTTAACGAGATCATAGAGCAGAAACTGAAAAGGGTAGATTGGCTTCAAAAGCATAATCATAACTACAGCAACGAAACAAGTTCGGTCTCTAACTATGTAATCTTCACCACGAGGACGCTTTTGGTGGTAGGACTGGCAGCAATAGCGTCACTAGTACCGGGATTTGGTACATTTGCATCTCTGGTTGGAAGTACTCTGTGTGCACTCATATCATTTGTGTTGCCGGCTTCTTATCACCTCACGCTGCTCGGTCCATCGCTAAGTCTATGGAGCAAATCAGTTGATGTGTTCATCGTAATTTGCGGGTTGCTCTTTGCTGTTTATGGTACATACAACACAATCGTTGGAGTGTAA
- the LOC106330213 gene encoding neurofilament medium polypeptide-like yields the protein MDFRQWDYGTYEEKEKANSEKDKANAEQEAGKENDNIENTEQEAERKNDEEGEEKEADDNAQQEDEKEKENSEADEQDKEDSESETDELKQLKEICRAQADKLWKEIEAEEEEVGGKQDEEEGEEKEAETSDKEKENSEDDEKVEEKVVESEAEGEDDQAEVEGKEDQEEEVEGKESETREQDKEKSETDEVESEAREAEIEKGTPTPPRGNHTEETPKDTHNEPRVETNRTDETLTPPRGRTKAMAARRLVTRTMEGEPGKGVEVVAEKAVETGGKSRKKVAEEEKKEEEAVKVVEEQAGEVVEEQAGETEGKSRK from the coding sequence ATGGATTTTCGACAGTGGGACTATGGTACATATGAAGAGAAGGAGAAAGCTAATTCTGAGAAGGACAAAGCTAATGCTGAGCAAGAGGCTGGGAAAGAGAACGATAACATCGAGAATACTGAGCAAGAGGCTGAGAGAAAAAATGATGAAGAAGGGGAAGAGAAAGAGGCTGATGACAATGCTCAGCAAGAGGATGAGAAAGAGAAGGAAAATAGTGAGGCTGATGAGCAAGACAAGGAAGACAGTGAGAGTGAGACTGATGAGTTGAAGCAATTGAAGGAGATATGTAGAGCACAAGCTGATAAACTGTGGAAAGAAATTGAAGCGGAAGAAGAAGAGGTTGGAGGGAAACAAGATGAAGAAGAAGGTGAAGAGAAAGAGGCTGAAACCAGTGACAAAGAGAAAGAGAACAGTGAGGATGATGAGAAAGTTGAAGAAAAAGTGGTGGAATCTGAGGCTGAAGGCGAAGATGATCAAGCAGAGGTTGAAGGGAAAGAGGATCAAGAAGAAGAAGTTGAAGGGAAAGAGTCTGAAACCAGGGAGCAAGATAAGGAGAAAAGTGAGACTGATGAGGTGGAATCTGAGGCTCGGGAGGCAGAGATAGAAAAAGGAACTCCGACACCACCACGTGGGAATCATACAGAGGAAACTCCCAAAGATACTCACAATGAGCCTCGGGTTGAGACGAATAGAACCGATGAAACTCTCACACCACCACGTGGTAGGACTAAGGCAATGGCTGCGAGGAGACTAGTGACAAGGACTATGGAGGGAGAACCTGGAAAAGGTGTTGAAGTTGTTGCGGAAAAGGCTGTGGAAACAGGGGGAAAAAGCAGGAAGAAAGTTGCAGAAGAAGAGAAAAAAGAGGAAGAGGCTGTGAAAGTTGTTGAAGAACAGGCTGGAGAAGTTGTCGAGGAACAGGCTGGGGAAACAGAGGGAAAAAGCAGGAAGTAA